The following proteins come from a genomic window of Microtus ochrogaster isolate Prairie Vole_2 chromosome 7, MicOch1.0, whole genome shotgun sequence:
- the LOC101980781 gene encoding peptidyl-prolyl cis-trans isomerase A-like: MVSPTVFFDIAANGEPLGRVSFQLFADKVPKTAENFHALGEKGFGYKGSSVHRIIPGFMCQGGDFTRHNGTGGRSIYEEKFEDENFILKHTGPGILSMANAGPNTNGSQFFICTTKTEWLGGKHVVFGKVKEGMNIVEAMERFGSRNGKTSKKITISDCGQL, from the coding sequence ATGGTCAGCCCCACCGTGTTCTTCGACATTGCGGCCAATGGCGAGCCCTTGGGCCGCGTCTCCTTCCAGCTGTTTGCagacaaagttccaaagacagcagaaaacttcCATGCTCTGGGCGAGAAAGGATTTGGATATAAGGGTTCTTCCGTTCACAGGATTATTCCAGGATTCATGTGCCAGGGTGGTGACTTCACACGCCATAATGGCACTGGCGGCAGATCCATCTACGaagaaaaatttgaggatgagaacttcatcctgaagcatacaggtcctggcatcttgtccatggcaaatgctggaccaaacacaaacggttcccagttttttatctgcaccaccaagactgagtggctgggtggcaaacatgtggtctttgggaaggtgaaagaaggcatgaacattgtggaagccatggagcgttttgggtccaggaatggcaagaccagcaagaagatcaccatttccgactgtggacaactctaa